The Cloeon dipterum chromosome 3, ieCloDipt1.1, whole genome shotgun sequence genome includes a region encoding these proteins:
- the LanB2 gene encoding laminin subunit gamma-1 isoform X2, with amino-acid sequence MMRPSLCLLLALAHLATLAAATKWDGIVAWFSGSTCNCNGFSNRCFFDQDLYDRTGHGGHCLDCTGNRDGPNCERCRENFFQMEDGSCIPCNCNEVGSRSLQCNSEGKCQCKTGVTGDKCDRCDANFFDFGSLGCKPCGCSEAGSFRNKPRCDPYTGVCHCKRHVEGNRCDRCKPSFFNLDLENDFGCTPCFCYGHSSVCQSAPGYSQLSIESAFARGQERWTAQDENGQSMSLSYNGLTQSIAVSASGNTPVYFVAPDRFLGDMRASYNKDMTFKLRIGSDGPAASIKDIILEGDGEKVVQNIFGQGNDLPKTSNRDYTFRLHEESEYGWQPRLPAREFMRILSNLTAIKIRGTYTPDGVGFLKDFKLQTARRDTAGKPANWIEMCTCPEGYVGQFCESCAPGYRHEPSYGGRFARCVPCNCNGHADICDADTGRCICQHNTAGENCELCARGFYGNALAGTDSDCQPCPCPNQSACVQLLDETVVCLECPKGYGGPRCDICSDGFFGDPEGRFGSFRSTCEQCDCNTNVDPNGIGNCNRTTGECLKCIYNTGGPHCEVCLPGFFGDALALPKGDCKTCQCYGAGTERTKDGPFACDQISGQCRCKPYVTGKNCDVCEDGYYNIVSGEGCQACNCDSIGSIDGTCDMRTGQCKCRPGVTGLRCDICEVFSYGFSTSGCKPCNCDTIGSRNLQCDEYGQCPCHDNVEGLHCDQCKENKHDRQRGCVDCPDCYNLVQDAVNDHREKLQKLQELLHNITETPTVIDDVDFERKLKEVEDRVKQLWNDAKRGAGTGDKSLLERLKDLKNRLQAIGDIHKNITMFTDSARIFTAQGEANATLVEDIIERSRERLKIAVEYLQTKGAEALKEAVQRSDQFGQQSEKMSEIARQARQLAQEQEKEAEEIKKIAEEAVKVSSNAYTIAKNAIGEQKTTKEDLGKLRQELETASARLDNTKLFAQAAKEKGAQMLNESLAIYAIVYGLKLPEPNVTSLREEAEKAAEQARKLKSEADQLQAEHGDLLRDLAEQSDSLRDLLKSAEMQQQKVDELLADVDSANSDAKRAVELGDKTLAEAQETFKTLKGFDKDVQKSKEKAMEALEKVADIEESIEAVRKTSEEAGEAITDAEQHSKAANDAASEALKEYAARAVEEAEEIKEAAEDTRKQAEGLRNEADELSAKVAVTGSNVQKLEEQSVQDETLTNEAKEKVGQAKSNAAEATKRVEKALQEVNDILLELQDVTDIDEDQLNILEKKLAAAEKEFNDANLDQRMEELKMLKNQQTQWIKDYSEEVSRLRTEVDNIEEIRNSLPDGCWKRVKLEP; translated from the exons ATGATGAGGCCCTCGTTGTGCCTGCTGCTCGCCCTCGCACACCTCGCCACTTTGGCCGCCGCGACCAAGTGGGACGGAATCGTCGCGTGGTTCTCTGGCTCAA cttGCAACTGCAATGGCTTTTCAAACCGATGCTTTTTCGACCAAGACTTATATGACAGGACTGGCCACGGTGGACACTGCCTTGACTGCACTGGAAATAGGGATGGACCCAATTGCGAACGGTGCAGAGAAAACTTTTTCCAAATGGAAGATGGATCCTGCATCCCTTGCAATTGTAACGAAGTTG GTTCACGGAGTCTGCAGTGCAACAGCGAAGGCAAGTGTCAGTGCAAAACGGGTGTTACTGGCGATAAGTGCGACAGGTGCGACGCGAATTTCTTCGACTTTGGATCTCTGGGTTGCAAGCCCTGTGGATGCAGCGAGGCTGGATCTTTCAGAAACAAGCCAAGATGTGACCCTTACACCGGCGTCTGCCACTGCAAAAGGCACGTCGAGGGCAACAGATGCGATCG GTGCAAGCCCAGCTTTTTCAACTTGGATTTGGAAAATGACTTTGGATGCACTCCCTGCTTCTGTTACGGCCATTCCTCTGTTTGCCAGTCAGCTCCAGGCTATTCGCAAT TGTCCATTGAAAGTGCGTTTGCACGAGGTCAAGAAAGATGGACTGCTCAAGATGAGAATGGCCAGTCGATGAGCCTTTCTTATAATGGACTTACTCAGTCAATCGCCGTCAGCGCATCTGGAAACACACCTGTGTATTTCGTAGCTCCAG aTCGATTTTTGGGTGATATGAGAGCTAGCTACAACAAAGACATGACTTTTAAACTGAGGATTGGCAGTGATGGTCCAGCTGCCTCAATTAAGGATATCATTTTGGAAGGTGACGGCGAAAAGGTGGTGCAGAATATTTTCGGCCAAGGCAATGATCTTCCAAAAACATCG AATCGAGACTACACATTCAGACTTCACGAAGAGTCTGAATATGGATGGCAGCCACGTCTTCCTGCGAGGGAGTTTATGAGAATACTTTCCAACCTgactgcaattaaaattagaggaACATACACTCCTGATG GTGTTGGATTTTTGAAGGACTTCAAACTGCAAACAGCCCGCAGAGACACTGCTGGAAAACCAGCTAATTGGATTGAGATGTGTACTTGTCCAGAGGGTTACGTTGGACAGTTCTGCGAGTCATGCGCACCTGGATACCGTCATGAGCCAAGTTATGGAGGTCGCTTCGCCCGTTGCGTTCCATGCAACTGCAATGGCCACGCAGACATTTGCGATGCGGACACTGGTCGGTGTATCTGCCAGCATAACACCGCTGGAGAAAATTGCGAGCTCTGCGCTCGAGGGTTCTACGGAAACGCATTAGCTGGAACAGACAGTGATTGCCAACCGTGTCCTTGCCCTAACCAAAGCGCTTGCGTCCAACTTTTAGACGAAACGGTCGTATGCTTGGAGTGTCCCAAGGGCTATGGAg gTCCTCGGTGCGATATCTGCAGTGACGGTTTCTTTGGTGATCCCGAGGGGCGCTTTGGTTCATTCAGGTCAACTTGTGAACAATGTGACTGCAACACGAATGTTGACCCTAATGGCATTGGAAACTGCAACAGGACTACTGGAGAGTGCCTCAAGTGCATTTACAACACTGGTGGTCCGCACTGTGAAGTTTGCTTGCcag gaTTCTTTGGAGATGCCCTGGCACTTCCCAAGGGTGACTGCAAAACCTGTCAATGCTATGGAGCTGGTACTGAACGTACAAAGGACGGACCTTTTGCTTGTGACCAAATTTCTGGCCAGTGCAGGTGCAAACCCTATGTCACAGGGAAAAACTGTGACGTGTGCGAGGATGGATACTACAACATAGTCAGTGGAGAG GGTTGTCAAGCTTGTAACTGTGACTCAATCGGTTCTATTGATGGCACCTGCGACATGCGAACTGGGCAGTGCAAGTGCCGACCAGGGGTGACCGGTCTGCGTTGTGACATTTGCGAGGTCTTTTCTTACGGATTCTCTACCAGCGGTTGCAAGCCATGTAACTGTGACACGATTGGATCAAGAAATCTACAGTGTGATGAATATGGACAATGTCCG TGTCACGACAATGTGGAAGGACTCCACTGTGATCAGTGCAAGGAAAACAAGCACGACCGCCAGAGAGGATGTGTTGATTGCCCTGACTGCTACAATCTGGTGCAGGATGCTGTAAATGATCACAGGGAAAAGCTGCAGAAGTTACAAGAGCTGTTGCATAACATCACAGAAACACCGACTGTAATTGATGATGTTGACTTTGAGAGGAAGCTCAAGGAGGTGGAAGATAGGGTGAAGCAACTGTGGAATGATGCCAAAAGAGGAGCTGGAA CTGGCGACAAATCGCTGTTGGAAAGGCTTAAAGACTTAAAGAACAGGTTACAGGCAATTGGGgacattcataaaaatatcacaatgtTCACTGACTCGGCCAGAATTTTCACAGCACAAGGtgaagcaaatgcaacccttgTTGAGGACATTATTGAAAGATCCAGAGAGCGTTTGAAG ATTGCTGTTGAGTACTTGCAAACCAAAGGTGCAGAGGCGTTGAAGGAAGCTGTTCAGCGATCAGATCAATTTGGTCAACAAAGTGAGAAGATGTCTGAAATTGCTCGCCAAGCACGCCAGCTGGCCCAAGa GCAAGAAAAAGAGGCcgaggagataaaaaaaatcgcggAGGAGGCTGTTAAGGTCTCATCAAATGCCTACACAATTGCCAAAAATGCCATTGGTGAACAAAAAACAACCAAAGAAGATTTGGGAAAACTTCGACAAGAATTAGAGACCGCTTCTGCCAGGCTGGACAATACAAAATTGTTTGCCCAAGCAGCCAAAGAAAAGGGTGCCCAGATGTTGAATGAATCACTGGCTATTTATGCAATCGTCTATGGCCTCAAGTTGCCAGAACCCAACGTAACCAGTCTAAGAGAAGAAGCCGAGAAAGCCGCCGAGCAAGCTAGGAAACTAAAGAGCGAAGCCGACCAACTGCAGGCAGAACATGGAGACCTTCTGAGAGACTTGGCAGAACAAAGCGACTCCCTTAGGGATCTCCTCAAATCTGCAGagatgcagcagcagaagGTCGACGAGCTCCTTGCAGATGTTGATAGTGCGAATTCTGACGCTAAAAGAGCAGTCGAGTTAGGCGATAAGACACTGGCTGAGGCTCAAGAGACTTTCAAGACCCTCAAAG GATTTGACAAGGATGTGCAAAAGAGTAAAGAAAAGGCAATGGAGGCTCTGGAAAAAGTGGCCGATATTGAGGAGAGCATTGAAGCTGTGAGGAAGACATCCGAAGAAGCTGGCGAAGCTATCACTGATGCAGAACAACACTCCAAAGCAGCCAATGATGCAGCCTCTGAGGCACTAAAAGAGTACGCAGCTAGAGCTGTAGAG GAAGCGGAAGAAATCAAGGAGGCTGCTGAAGACACAAGAAAGCAGGCGGAAGGCTTAAGGAATGAAGCAGATGAACTCTCTGCAAAGGTTGCAGTCACCGGaagcaatgtgcaaaaattggaGGAACAATCTGTTCAGGATGAGACCCTGACTAACGAG GCCAAAGAGAAGGTAGGCCAAGCCAAAAGCAATGCAGCAGAGGCCACCAAGAGAGTGGAAAAGGCTCTCCAGGAAGTCAATGACATTTTGTTGGAGTTGCAAGACGTGACAGatattg atgagGATCAGCTAAATATCTTAGAGAAGAAACTGGCAGCTGCTGAAAAAGAATTCAACGATGCTAACTTAGATCAACGAATGGAGGAAttgaaaatgctaaaaaatcaGCAG acaCAATGGATAAAGGACTACTCGGAAGAAGTGAGCAGACTGAGAACTGAAGTGGACAATATTGAAGAGATTCGCAACTCTTTACCTGATGGCTGCTGGAAGAGAGTAAAGCTTGAGCCTTGA
- the Syx6 gene encoding syntaxin-6 isoform X2 has protein sequence MTYEDPFFVVKDEVCKALNKTRGLYRRWLELQDETDSISKDELEWTTTELRNSLRSIEWDLEDLEDTIGIVEKNQSKFKIDNRELTSRRSFIEQTREEVKSMKDKMNISRGRDRDRTARQPLLESSPPRAPTSHGTTKYSKLENELDSPNRTFVDSAIQQQQRMIHSQDEQLDAISDSIGTLKTVSRQIGTELDEQAVMLDEFGHEMENTESRIDSTVKKMAKVFRISNDRRQWYAIFILSVIIFIIIILFIIL, from the exons ATGACTTACGAAGACCCGTTCTTTGTGGTCAAAGA TGAAGTATGCAAAGCTCTGAACAAGACTAGAGGCTTGTATCGACGCTGGCTGGAGTTGCAAGATGAAACCGATTCAATCTCCAAGGACGAGCTTGAATGGACCACCACAGAGTTGCGAAATTCGTTGAGGAGTATTGAGTGGGACTTGGAGGATCTCGAAGACACAATTG GAATCGTCGAGAAAAACcagtccaaatttaaaatcgacaACAGGGAGCTAACGTCAAGGCGGAGCTTTATCGAGCAGACCAGAGAAGAAGTGAAG TCTATGAAAGACAAAATGAACATCTCCAGAGGACGAGACAGGGACAGGACTGCTCGACag CCTCTTTTGGAGAGCAGTCCACCTAGAGCCCCAACTTCCCATGGCACAACAAAGTATTCCAAGCTGGAGAACGAATTGGACAGTCCAAATCGCACCTTTGTTGATTCAGCCATTCAGCAGCAACAGCGAATGATCCATTCTCAGGATGAACAGCTCGACGCCATCTCAGACTCAATTGGGACTCTGAAGACCGTTTCTAGGCAAATCGGAACTGAGCTCGACGAACAGGCTGT GATGCTTGACGAGTTTGGACATGAAATGGAAAACACAGAATCACGAATTGATTCAACAGTCAAGAAAATGGCCAAAGTATTCCGCATTTCAAATG ATCGCCGGCAGTGGTATGCCATATTTATCCTGTCCGTGATAATCTTCATAATTATCATCCTCTTTATTATACTCTGA
- the Syx6 gene encoding syntaxin-6 isoform X1, with protein MNISVQVKRETRASDKRDVTYMEANLKSDEVCKALNKTRGLYRRWLELQDETDSISKDELEWTTTELRNSLRSIEWDLEDLEDTIGIVEKNQSKFKIDNRELTSRRSFIEQTREEVKSMKDKMNISRGRDRDRTARQPLLESSPPRAPTSHGTTKYSKLENELDSPNRTFVDSAIQQQQRMIHSQDEQLDAISDSIGTLKTVSRQIGTELDEQAVMLDEFGHEMENTESRIDSTVKKMAKVFRISNDRRQWYAIFILSVIIFIIIILFIIL; from the exons ATGAATATTTCAGTCCAAGTAAAACGTGAAACGCGAGCTTCAGACAAGAGAGATGTCACGTACATGGAAGCTAATTTGAAATCTGA TGAAGTATGCAAAGCTCTGAACAAGACTAGAGGCTTGTATCGACGCTGGCTGGAGTTGCAAGATGAAACCGATTCAATCTCCAAGGACGAGCTTGAATGGACCACCACAGAGTTGCGAAATTCGTTGAGGAGTATTGAGTGGGACTTGGAGGATCTCGAAGACACAATTG GAATCGTCGAGAAAAACcagtccaaatttaaaatcgacaACAGGGAGCTAACGTCAAGGCGGAGCTTTATCGAGCAGACCAGAGAAGAAGTGAAG TCTATGAAAGACAAAATGAACATCTCCAGAGGACGAGACAGGGACAGGACTGCTCGACag CCTCTTTTGGAGAGCAGTCCACCTAGAGCCCCAACTTCCCATGGCACAACAAAGTATTCCAAGCTGGAGAACGAATTGGACAGTCCAAATCGCACCTTTGTTGATTCAGCCATTCAGCAGCAACAGCGAATGATCCATTCTCAGGATGAACAGCTCGACGCCATCTCAGACTCAATTGGGACTCTGAAGACCGTTTCTAGGCAAATCGGAACTGAGCTCGACGAACAGGCTGT GATGCTTGACGAGTTTGGACATGAAATGGAAAACACAGAATCACGAATTGATTCAACAGTCAAGAAAATGGCCAAAGTATTCCGCATTTCAAATG ATCGCCGGCAGTGGTATGCCATATTTATCCTGTCCGTGATAATCTTCATAATTATCATCCTCTTTATTATACTCTGA
- the eEFSec gene encoding selenocysteine-specific elongation factor has product MTGLGRQCCPYLLCNVVCPTTASWQALVEVWLLVRALAPWKETLSSSHMISTILNINVGVLGHVDSGKTSLAKALSTTASTACFDKNPQSKERGITIDLGFSSFQMGMPDHLLDKTSCNTLQFTLVDCPGHASLIRTIIGGSQIIDMFILVLDVTKGMQTQTAECLVIGEITCNKLIVVLNKTDMLPEDKKKTAIEKMAKKMKATLQNTVFKTAEVVAVSANPGGQETESPAPVGLNDLLECLRKSAFVPERDESAPFVFSVDHCFGIRGQGTVMTGTVLQGAVKINDQVEIPAIKETRKVKSMQMFRQPVDKASQGDRLGICVTQFDPKLLERGLVSVPNYVPTIYAAIIKLNKIRFYQASIKTKAKFHLSIGHETVLGKVTLFQGTHEFELCQEFEFLEEIEPNLKEDNVAQYALLEFEKPVTAVPNSLVIASKLDMDVHTSTCRLVFWGRLLKYYEDKAYASANLPQLKIFKNKSKSGVVERAPNSSSVIVKNMFKKETNLLLFTNMKVKLSTGEEGTIEGGFGQSGKVKVNIPGGLLESTLESIQAKKDASTSRKPVEVSLNFKKFVYDMGKNMVQK; this is encoded by the exons ATGACTGGCCTTGGGCGACAGTGCTGCCCCTACCTGTTATGCAACGTAGTATGCCCAACCACAGCGTCTTGGCAGGCGCTAGTGGAAG TCTGGTTACTAGTGCGGGCACTCGCACCTTGGAAGGAGACTTTAAGTTCGAGCCATATGATTTCAACTATATTGAATATCAATGTCGGTGTGCTCGGTCATGTCGACTCAGGAAAAACATCGCTGGCCAAGGCATTGAGCACCACCGCCAGCACAGCTTGTTTTGACAAAAATCCTCAGTCCAAAGAGCGGGGCATCACCATTGACCTCGGGTTCAGCTCGTTTCAA ATGGGCATGCCAGATCATCTACTAGACAAAACCTCTTGCAACACACTTCAATTCACTTTGGTGGATTGCCCGGGTCATGCTTCGCTCATCAGGACTATCATAGGAGGATCACAAATTATCGACATGTTTATTTTAGTACTGGATGTGACTAAAGGAATGCAAACTCAAACAGCAGAGTGCCTGGTAATTGGTGAAATCACCTGCAACAAGCTCATCGTTGTCTTGAATAAGACAGATATGTTGCCAGAAGACAAGAAAAAGACAGCAATTGAAAag ATGGCGAAAAAGATGAAGGCCACTCTGCAAAATACAGTTTTCAAAACAGCAGAGGTTGTTGCAGTCTCTGCAAATCCTGGAGGCCAGGAAACCGAATCTCCAGCACCTGTTG GTCTGAATGATCTCTTGGAGTGCTTAAGGAAAAGTGCATTTGTGCCTGAAAGAGATGAATCTGctccttttgttttttctgtTGACCACTGCTTTGGCATCAGGGGTCAAGGAACTGTGATGACGGGCACCGTTCTACAAGGTGCTGTTAAGATAAATGAT CAAGTCGAAATCCCTGCCATCAAAGAGACTAGAAAAGTGAAATCTATGCAGATGTTTCGACAGCCAGTAGATAAAGCTTCTCAGGGAGACAGACTTGGCATCTGCGTAACACAATTTGATCCTAAACTCCTAGAGAGAGGGCTTGTGTCAGTTCCTAACTATGTACCAACAATATATGCTGCCATCATCAAGTTGAACAAAATCCGCTTCTATCAAGCCTCCATCAAAACCAAAGCCAAATTCCACTTGAGCATTGGCCATGAAACTGTCCTGGGCAAAGTAACCCTATTTCAAGGAACTCATGAATTTGAGCTATGCcaggaatttgaatttctcgaaGAAATTGAACCGAATCTTAAAGAAGACAATGTCGCGCAGTATGCTCTGCTCGAATTTGAAAAGCCTGTGACTGCAGTGCCAAATTCCTTGGTCATTGCTTCAAAACTAGATATGGACGTTCACACAAGCACTTGTCGGTTAGTCTTTTGGGGACGGCTGCTTAAATATTACGAAGACAAGGCGTATGCAAGTGCAAATTTGCCGCAGCTGAAGATTTTCAAGAACAAGTCAAAGTCAGGAGTAGTCGAAAGAGCACCAAACAGTTCAAGTGtgattgtgaaaaatatgttcaagaaGGAAACCAATTTGCTGCTATTCACCAACATGAAAGTGAAACTCTCCACTGGCGAAGAAGGTACAATCGAAGGTGGATTTGGTCAAAGTGGAAAAGTGAAAGTCAACATTCCAG GCGGTCTGTTAGAATCTACACTGGAAAGCATCCAGGCCAAAAAGGATGCATCAACATCGCGAAAGCCAGTAGAAGTTTCtctcaatttcaaaaagtttgtttACGATATGGGCAAGAATATGGTTCAAAAATag